In Girardinichthys multiradiatus isolate DD_20200921_A chromosome 10, DD_fGirMul_XY1, whole genome shotgun sequence, the sequence TTTTGAGACAGCTGTGTTAAAGTAAACCTGCTGCACATCATTGGGTATTTTCAATGACCTAGGCAGAATCTTTCAGGATTTCTCcacattttccatttaaaaatccCAAATTTTTCAGAATTTCTGGATTTTTCTCGCTGACTTTATAATACTCTAGAATTTTCAGTATGAAAAAATCCACCTAGCTGGTAAATATCTGTTTCATGAACCATTAAAAACGATGCTGAAGATGGCTTAAAATTCAGATGTGTCATAAAAAGGCTGTTTCGTTGCTTAGGTCAGCTctgttaaaaaattataatgCAATACAACTAAGAACTCCACTATAAACATGTCAACCAACCACATGCATTTTGATGCATTTTGTGAGTTGAATAAAAGTCAGATAAAGATTTAAAACctatgctttgatgcataactTGGGATAATCTTGTAATTCCATCGTTTTCTACAAAAACTACTACATTTATGAAGGAACTTgcagcacatttttcttttttgtgttaaacACCTTGAAAAATAAGAGAATCTGAATCAGCAGATCCGAGAAACCCAGAAATCGGTTTAATCCACAATAATAAACAATTGGTGCATCTTGTTTCCAGTTTTTAGGAAGAGGACGGATTATTTCCCAGAAAGGTTCCCACATGGCTGATCGCAGTTGTGAGGTAGCGTGATCATAGAGTGGAGACGGAGGCTTAGGCACTGGTGTTTCTGTGCAAAAGGAGCCACTTTTTTAACACGAGCTGGTTTTATTGAGCCCTATTCTTTCTGAATCACCTCTTTAGCTCTAGACTTGCTTTGGTTGCTATCACCATCTGGGTAAATAAAAGTCTTTACAAAGATCGTTTTATGTACTTGGAAGACTATCTAATCCTTTAGCTGGTCTTTATTGCAGAAGACACTAATCCAAAGATGGTGGTGCTTCAGCAACTGGGTCTCCTCCTCTGTTTTCAATCAGTTCTTTGGTTTTCTGAATGCGAGAAAAAATTTCCTTAAAAAGTTCCTTATACTCTGGTTGGTGAAAGTCATCCTCGCTGTCTACTGCAGCAGAAGATTCACCAGGCAGCAACTCCTGCAGCTCTTCCTGATGCCCGCAGCGTCGCAGCAGCTCGTCGTACTTCacctgcaaggcactgtactggGCGTCGACCTCGTTGAGCAGGGAAATCCCGCGATACTTCACCACTTCTGGTCGACGTACGCAGGAGCACTCGTGGTCGTAGATCCTGTTGGGAGAGTCAGGCGCCTGAGTGGCCTTCATCAGGCGCTCGCTAGCCCAGCGCTTCAGGACCGCCGGACTTTTAACCGCAGCTGACACTCCTTCGATCTCCTCCTCCATCCCATGGATGACGTATGACCTGGCGGACCGTGAAGAGGACTGCGATTTCCAGAGCTGACGAAGCTCCTCCGCCTCCTTTTCCAGCTCAGATATTCTGGTCTTTTGAgggaaaacaaatcacaaaGAATAACACCAACTGCCAGAGAAATGTGTTTGAGATCTTTCAAGAACATCTGCATTTTCAGCTATATAAAATCTGTAGTAGCAAGTTCCTAGAAAGTTTAGGAAAGTACCTGATAAGTTTCAGAAACTAACCGCTATGTTTTGGGAAATAAACTAAGTTCTGTTCTACTTTGGGCTCTATTATGTTGTGATAACAAAATCTCTAATCCTGGATTGTCCAACCACGTAAATCGCTTGCTCCAACTAGCCATTCAGGGTATGATTAAATAAAAACGGATGTTTTTGGGCAATCGACAAACTGGTCATGGATGTACTGTACCTGACATCCCTCCATCCTTCCTAACTGTTGCTCCAGAGCTGCGTTTTCTCTGGCAAGCAGCTCCCCCTCCGTCTCCGCTTCCTCACGCCGAGCGCGCTCAGCGGCAAATTGAGTCTGAAGGGCGCGGAGGGACTGCTGCAGGGACACATGCTCTTCCTCGTGCCACGACGCGGCCGACCCCTCGAAGCCTTCAGAACGCTGATCCAGATCAAGGTCATACCTGCACAGAGATTTGGACACGCCTTTGAGCAAGACGTCCTGGAGGGAACTATGTTTAGCCGTGATGGAAAGTTTTTACAAAGACATGTTACTGCTTCAGATTTTATAGTGGTGTTGTACACCAACTCTAAAAAACTATGAAGAATAATCAAAATGTACTTAACTGCAACataaatgaaactataaaaaaaaaccttaacctCATAGTACTCATTTAACATAAAAATCAGCACAGGCTAAAGGGGAAAAGGCGACCATTTAAAGTCACAGACCCCGAGCTGGGTCTGCAGCTAATGATTATCTTCATTAGTGACTCATTACAATGTTCAGACGACTGTTCGGGGAGTATTAAAAAATGATTCTCCAACAGGTTGAACACTTAAATTTATATTCACTAAATATTTGGCAGCTAACTCTCTAATGAAGTATTGCAGCTCCATCTTTAACAGAAACAGCTTCATCAGCTATTTGTGTCCACCATTATGTAAGCAGGTGTTAATTCTAATCTCTGATGGTTCAGACAGGGAAAACAAAGTGAAAGGTGACAGGAAATGCACACGCAGAGTTACAGGGTCAAAGATCATGAGACAGGTCCTGATGCATTAAGGTTAAGTGTGATaatgaaataaacataaaagttatgtttttatcTGTCAGGACACAGCAAAGATgttatgttttatgtgtttttatgtctgaTAATAATGAGGAAAACATAGAAAGGTgcaaaaatctttgaaaaacagTCTCTAATCAAAGAAGCAATGTGATTAGATTAAAATCAATCAGCTTGAGAGGGTCATCGACCGATGTCTGTTCCCTTCAGCTCAGACTTAGACCTCTTTCCTTCCACCCTCCTCCACCACACCGCACCCTGACTCCAGACGCTGCTGTCTCCTTATCCGGGAGACTTCCATGCGTCTAAGCTGGATATATATTCAACAAGCCCCCTAAAAAGGATTACAGAGAACAGAGACTAAACTGAGTGAATGAACCTGTCCCACTGCAGATAAACAGGAAGTGAAGAGTGCAAGCTGCTGCGAGGAGGACTGCAGGAGCAGATCAGTGCACATGGAGGGAGGGAGCATTTACTGATCCCTTGGTGAAGCTTACAAAGAGCTTCTGGATCAGTGACAATGAAATTAGCAAAATTTTAGAAGGCTCAACTAGATTCAGTGGAGCTGAAGACCACAGAAGAAGCACGAAACCATGTTGTCTTACTAGCTTACTGTCAACCTAAAAACAAAGCTGAAATTGTATTTTACCATTTGTTTCCTTTAATgcaatgttttgttattttaatgtttttcttttgattttgtgttAAGTTTTTAGCATTGCCTTGTGTATAATTGGTGCGATATAAATATACCTAAACAACGTAAAACAGCCTGCtcaaataaacatttcttttgtttttctatttgcaTCATCTGTCAAAATGTCAAATGATGTTTTATGGGCTATAAGTGTAATTCaagaaattaataaaagttCAATTATTCACATTATTAGTTGGTGCTGTAGTGAAAAGCGGGTCAAAGGGGGTCTTTTCCAGAAATGTCCAGTTTCTTCATTAGTGAGCAGCTGATGTCATTTTTTGATAGCTTGACAATTCAATGCTTTGTTCTTCACTAAGGTTAAAGTCTGGAAAGTAATTTTTCTGCTTGTGGGTGTCATCAGTTTTCCTCCTGAAAACACTTGTCAAAAATGCTGCTGTTGTCAGGCacaaaaagtggaaagaaactgtgaaaaagcagccaaaggcaaaaaaatatttataaagacCCTGAGAAAGCAAGAGAAATGGTGATAAAACCACTTTAAAAGACAGCCTGGTTCTTTGGCAGAAAACTATAAAGAAATTAGGGGTAGTTTCAAACTTCACAGCACTTTGgatattttttaacataaaaaaatagatttgtgTGACCtttgtaaatgaaaacaaaataagaagaaTTTTATACAATAGTTTCTGAACAGTTTCGAAAATCTGAAGCAGATAATGCCAGATCCCCCAGTCTGATGTTTACAaattttctgtcataaaacaaaaaacaaaacagtgtctGAGTATCTTCACCTGTGTGTGTTCTGCAGCTCCTGTAGGCAGGACACACTCCGAGTACCACGAGGTGGCCATTTCTCTCCGCATGGAGACCTCTGAGTCTGACATGAAGCTAGCTTCAGCTCTTCCACGTGATGCTGCAGCTCATCCATCGTTTCCATCAGCCTGTACAGAAGAACAAGTCACATAATGTTGCTGAGAGTCAGTGTTTTTGGCATAAAAGacctgctgtttttcttctagATTAGATCTCTTACCTCTGGATTTTCAACTGGGCCGCCCGGTTGTCCAAAACCAGTTTCTGGTTGCTCTGCTCCAGCTCTCGGGTGGAAATGTCAAGCTGCTCATATACCTTAGCATGCTGGTCGTTGACCTGCCGGAGGACGTCCACCTGTTTCGTAAGGTACTGGAAAAGGAAGGTTGATCCTAAGTTAGGAACAGCTATTTTCAGATATTAGCTATTGAATGGTGGCTTTGACGGGAGAGAAAACCAAGACAGAAGGAACTGCTGACAAACTTCCTCAGGAGTACCAGATATCTTTAGTAAAGACATTCTCAAAGCTGTAAGATAAGAAATACACCAAAGATTGAGACAAAATAAGGAAATATTCAAGTTCCAGTTGTAAAACATAGTGACATCTAACGGTGAAGTAGTAGAATGCAACTTACTGAAAAACCCCTAACTCACCAATGCATTTTAAGAGAAGAAAAACTACCCTTCTGCccattttaaacagattttagagtaaaaatgtttttttgttgttgtaagaAATACATTGGATCTTAGACGTAAAAGGAACACGGCAGCTACTGAGTGTTTAATGCTCTTTACCACTACTTAATTTACTAAACATCTGTTAATGATACATTTCTTTTGAGTCTGGAGGgacttttattctgtttcatACTGtaactgcttttaaaaataaaacagaaagaaaccccACCAGCTATGGTTGTAGAACACTGGGGTGTATAATCCTATCAAAAGGTCCTGGTCATTTCTTGTTTCCCACAAATGCAATGAAGGAGGAAGTCTGCTTTCATGACATTAATATTATTGCCCCTTTGCGTTTAGTTTGGAGAGACTTTGTCTAAGTTATAGAGTGTAAATGCTGCTTTCTTGCTAAGTAGGGTACCCAGGAGGAACAACAAGCAAACCTCACAGTGTCTGCAGATGTTATTTACATA encodes:
- the LOC124874797 gene encoding cerebellar degeneration-related protein 2-like, giving the protein MLADMIAEEEFEIKEEEPWYDKQDLEHDLQLAAELGKSLLERNRDLEQGLQQMYTTNQEQLQEIEYLTKQVDVLRQVNDQHAKVYEQLDISTRELEQSNQKLVLDNRAAQLKIQRLMETMDELQHHVEELKLASCQTQRSPCGEKWPPRGTRSVSCLQELQNTHRYDLDLDQRSEGFEGSAASWHEEEHVSLQQSLRALQTQFAAERARREEAETEGELLARENAALEQQLGRMEGCQTRISELEKEAEELRQLWKSQSSSRSARSYVIHGMEEEIEGVSAAVKSPAVLKRWASERLMKATQAPDSPNRIYDHECSCVRRPEVVKYRGISLLNEVDAQYSALQVKYDELLRRCGHQEELQELLPGESSAAVDSEDDFHQPEYKELFKEIFSRIQKTKELIENRGGDPVAEAPPSLD